One Ictalurus furcatus strain D&B chromosome 25, Billie_1.0, whole genome shotgun sequence DNA window includes the following coding sequences:
- the LOC128601505 gene encoding gastrula zinc finger protein XlCGF7.1-like: protein MDDAQVQVFSCSHCSLSCTSQIYLHKHIRRYHYEEYERPLQSGELKEMKRITAISPSIQQTASITLNSNSSNKQMQKGVYPCSQCGKSFTDRSNLRQHQRIHTGEKPYHCSACGKCFNRRSVLQKHQRIHTGEKPYHCSECGKSFTRQSNVQRHQHIHTGEKPYHCSECGKSFMRQSDLQSHQRIHTGEKLYHCSECGKSFIRQSDLQKHQRIHTGEKLYHCSECGKRFNRQSNLQKHQRIH from the coding sequence ATGGATGATGCCCAGGTACAAGTCTTCTCCTGCTCTCATTGTTCACTTTCCTGTACATCTCAAATTTACCTCCACAAACACATCAGAAGATACCACTATGAGGAATATGAGAGACCGCTACAATCAGGGGAGTTAAAAGAAATGAAGCGTATTACCGCAATAAGCCCCAGTATTCAGCAAACAGCCTCCATTACACTTAACAGTAACTCCTCTAATAAACAAATGCAGAAAGGAGTCTAtccctgctcacagtgtgggaagagttttactgacCGGAGTAATCTCAgacaacaccagcgcattcacacaggagaaaagccctATCACTGCTCTGCGTGTGGGAAGTGTTTTAATCGACGGAGTGTATTACaaaaacaccagcgcattcacacaggagaaaaaccatatcactgctcagagtgtgggaagagctttactCGACAGAGTAATGTACAAAGACaccagcacattcacacaggagaaaagccgtatcattgctcagagtgtgggaagagctttatgCGACAGAGTGATCTACAAtcacaccagcgcattcacacaggagaaaaactgTATCattgctcagagtgtgggaagagttttattcgACAGAGTGATCTACaaaaacaccagcgcattcacacaggagaaaaactgtatcactgctcagagtgtgggaagagatTTAATCGACAGAGTAATCTACaaaaacaccagcgcattcattAA